The nucleotide window CCGCTTGCGACCAGGAACACCGCCGCAGCCACGCCCGCCTCACCCGTCGCCGCTTCGACCACATCCTGGGGCGTGACTGTCTCGTACTGGCGCTCGCGGAAGTACTGCCGTTCGATCACGGCGACGTGCGAGACGACCAGCGAGACGGTGCTCGCGGCGACGGTCGGCTCGGTCAGCGTCGCCAACACGTCGACGGACTGCCCGAGCACGGCGACGAACACGGCCGACAGTGTCACTACAGTCCCGAACCACCCCGTCACGAACGAGGCGTTCCGGGGGTACACCGGCGGGAGCCAGTCGACGACCCCCACGCTCCCGCGCCGACGATTCAGCTCGCTCGGCCCGACGGAGGTGCCCTCCCGGTCGTCCGACTTGAACCGGCCCGGCTCTTTGGGTCGGGTCAGCTCCTCGTAGTCCGGGGGCTGTGCGGCGAACAACGCCTTCAGGCCGGCGAACGGGACGGCGACGAGCAGTTCGACCACGTACACGACAGCGAGCATCTCCGCGTCCCACCCGAGCGCGAACACCGCGGCCACCGGGAAGACGTTCGTCACGACGGTGACGAGAAACGGGACGGACGAACTCTCCGAACTCCCAGCCATCAGTATACACGCACAGCACACGAATCAAAACAACGTCGATATTCGTCCGGCCGCCGTCACACGACCGGCTCGATCTGTCCCGCCACCGTCACACGACCGGCTCGATCCCGCTCCGGCGACCGTCCAGGACGGCGAACCGCTCGCCACGGCGCTCCTCCAGGTGTGCCAACAGCCGCTCGGCCCAGCGCAGTTTCCGGCGTTTCTCCGCGGTGACGCTCTCGTCGTCGAAGTCCCACCCGAGGAACTGGAGTCGTGTGGCCCCGAGTTCGTCCGCGAGGTACGCCGCCCGGTCGCCGTCCGTGAACCCCCCGGGGTTACAGACGGCGTCGGCGGGTGCGGCCTGTGTCGTCGCCAGGACGTGGTCGGCGTCGATCCGGGGGAGCCACTCCGCGAGCAGATCCCGGTTGTCGCCGTGGGCGTGGACGGCGACCGGCTCCCCCCGGCCCGTCCGGTCGGCGACCGTCTCCGGGTTCTTGTCCAGGTCCGTCACCATCAGGTCGACCGTCACGCCGGCGTCGGCGAGCCGGTCGGTCGCCGTCGAGGCCGCGAACACCCAGTCGGCCTCCCGGGCGACGGCGACTTCCGACTCCAACGAGGGCCCGGCACCGGCGACGGCGACCGTCTCCCCCTCGCAGGCGAGTCGGTCACGGTCGAACGGCTCCGCGACCGCCGCGAGCTCGTCGCGGGCGGTCTCGTCGCCGCCGCGACCGTAGCCGAAGTCGTCGAGGATCGACTCGTAGACGGGTTCCCAGTCGGCGTACTCCATCGTCCGTCACTCGGTCGGGCGAGACAAGAGCCTCCCGGTGTCGCCACTGGCGGTGTTCTGTACGGTACGGTGGCCGGAGTGGCACCCAAGTACCCCTACCCGTGGTGCCGTTCCGGCTTCACCGAGATAGTGTACCCGATTCGGTATAAGTTTTCCCTACTCTACCTCCCCGTCGAGACGCGAGGCGGCGACGGCGAGAGGGTCGTCACCCTCGACCCCCGCCGACAGTGCCGCGAGCCCGGCCGGCGAGCCGACGACGAGCGCCGCACCACCGTCGCCGGCGGGCGCGACCGTCGCGTCCGTCCCCGCGGCCGCCGCCCGGAGCCGGCCGACCGCCGTCGGCGACAGCCCGTCGAACTCGTACACTCGGGTCGCCGCCTCCTCGAGGGTCAGCGTGGCGTCGAGCCGGTCGGCGTGACGCCCCGCCTCCGCCGGCGCCGTCGCGTCCAGCTCCTCGACGGTGATCTCCCCGGTCGCTCGGGTGCGGTCGCGGGCGAACTCCGCGCCCACGAGCGCCGCGTCCCGGGTCTCTGCCACGTCGTGGGTCCGGATCACGTGTGCGCCCCGCTCTACTGCCATCGAGGTGGCCGCCAGCGACACCGGCAGTGCTCCCTCCGTGTCCCGGCCGGCGATGGTCTTCAGGAAGCTCTTGCGGTTGATCGACACGAGCATCGGCCGGGCGTACCCCCGGAACTCCCGGAGCCGGCGGAACGTCTCCCGGTCGTCGGCGTGGGTCTTGGCCTCGCTCCAGCCGCCGAACGCCGGGTCGACGATCGTCTTGTCGGTGAACCCGTTCTGTGCGAGGGCGTCGTAGATCTCGTCGACGTCCTCGATGGCGCCCGGGCGCTCCAGATTCGGCGGCGACGCCATCTTCGACACCGCGGCGTCGTGGTCCCGGCACACCCGGGGCATCTCCGGGTCCGCGAACCCACAGATGTCGTTGACCATGTCGAACCCTCGCGAGAGTGCCTCGTCTGCCACCTCGTGGTAACGAGTCTCGATAGAGAACACGGCGTCGCCGGAGACGGACTCGATGGTCTGGATGGCCGTGTCCAGCCGTTCGAGCTCCTCGTCGGGGCCGAGCACGTCCAAGTCCTTGTTGGCGGACTCTAGCCCGATGTCCACGATGTCTGCCCCCTCGTCGATCAGTTCCTCGTCGACGTACTGCGCCGCCTCCCCCGGGTCGTCGTAGACGCTCGGGTCGTACGGCGACTCCTCCGAGACGTTCAACACGCCCATGATCCGGGGCGGGTGGTCGTCGCCGATCGACAGTCCTGCCGCGTCGACTGTTCGCATACGGTGTGAGTCGACCCGAGCGGACATATGCACCCCGGTATCGACCGCGACCCTTAAGTTCTGTTTCGCCGATACAGTATCGAAACCGTGGACGAACGACAGAGTCGAGAGACCCGTGCCGTCTCCCCCGTGATCGGCGTGATCCTGCTGGTGGCGATCGTCGTGATCCTCGCGGCGGTCCTGGGCGCCGCCGTGTTCGGCCTCGCCGACACCACACAGCCGACGCCGACGGTGATCGCGGAGGCGTCGTTCGAGGCCCGGGAGAGCGTCGACCCACACTGGGTGTTCCGGCTGGAACACGTCGGCGGCGACGGCATCTCGGCCGGCGAACTCACCGTCCGGCTCGTCGGCGAGCCGGGGGGTGGAACGGCCGAGGCGACGTACCCGATGTCGTTCGGGGTCGGTGACACGCTCCAGGTGGGACTGTGGGGGAGCCCCTCGCGGGCGAGCAACGTCGACTGCACGGCGGAGCCGGGCGACGGCCCCCCGGGCGCCGGCAACAACCAACTCGACGGCTACAGGGACCCCGCCCACGACGAGACCGTCCGGATCGTCCTGATCCACGAGCCCTCGCGGGCGGTGGTGGAGCGACTCACTGTCGACTTGGGGGCGGAAGACCGGCGGTTCACCGGCGACGAGCGCCACTTCCTCGTCGACGGCGCCGTCCCCTCGTTCGGCTGTGACGACTACGACTGGGACGGGTAGTGTCTCGTGTCGCCGGCGGCCAAGAACCACGTCGCCAGCCGACGCTGTGCCCGGCGGAACGTCGTGCTCACCGAGGAGGGGTCCGCGTCCAACGCCCCCGCGAGCTCCGCGAGCGTACACTCCCGCGGAACGTCGAGGTAGCCGTGTCGCAGCGCCGCCGACAACACCTCCCGTTGGCGGGCCGTCAGGAGGCCGCTCCGATCCGACGCCGTCAGCTTCGACAGCAGTTCGTACTCCGTCCCGTGCTCCTGAAGTGTGGCGACGAACCGGTCGAACACGGCCTGTGAGACGGTCACGTCGAGTTCGTAGTCGCCGTCGCGGACGACCACCGGGAACTCCGGGGGCAGCTCCGACGACTCCAGGAAGCCGTACAGCGACACGTCCGTCGTCTCGTACCGCCCCAGCAGTCGGTTGTCTGTCTCCCCCAACGCCTCGTAGTTGGACACCGCCGGGTGGTCGCGGATCGTCGCCTCGACGGCGGCCGGCTGGGTCGTCTGCACCTCGCCCAGTTCTTGGGCGGTGTCACCGCTGCGGACGCCCGCCAACAGCCGGAACGTCGCGTCCGGGAACGCCTCCGAGGCCGCACACACCCACGTCTCCGGCGGCAGCGCGATGCGGAACCGGGCGTACACCACGTTCGTGTCGGCCACACCCCAAGCTATTGGGGGAACGAGCAAGACGGTGTCGGCCGTCGGTAACCCCGTGACGTCGAACACACACGGGGCGCGGACGCTCGCGTCGCCGACGACTGTCGTGACGGAACTGTGGAACCGCGACCGCACCCTGGCCGGTACTGCCGCCGTCCAAACCGTACTGCTGGGGCTGTTCGTGGTGGGACTGCTGGTCGACCCGCGGACGGTCGGCGGGGAGCCGGTCTGGCTCAAGCCCGCGAAGTTCGCGGCCTCCCTCGCGTTGTTGACGGGCACGCTCGCCTGGCTCGCTCCGTCGCTGCCGGTGGCCGCGAGGCGCCGGCGCCGGCTGGCGGGCGTGATCGCCGTCGGCGCGGTCGTCGAGATCGCGCTGATCGGCGGCCAGGCGTTCCGGGGTGTCGAGTCACACTTCAACACTACGACGGCCCTGGGCACAGCTATCTACGGCGCGATGGGGCTGTTCGTGGTCGCGGTGACCGGCGCCGTCGCCCTGTTGACCGTCGAGGCCGTCCGCGGCGACGCGGACACACACCCGGCGTTCGCGCTCGGGATCCAGTCGGGGCTCGTCGTCTTCCTCGTCGGCTCCGTCGAGGGGGCGCTGATGTCGGCCCTGTGGACGAGCACGCTCGACGCGTCGACGACCTGGCTCACCGTCCCGGTGTTCGGGTGGGTGCTGCCGGGTGACCTGCGTGCGGCCCACTTCGTCGGGATGCACGGGCTCCAGGCGCTCCCGGTCGTCGGGTTCCTGGCGGCGCGGCGGGCGCAGGCCGGGCAACTCGCCCGGCCGCGGGCGGTCGTCTGGACCGTCGCCGTCGCGTGGACGCTCGTGTTCACCGCCGGGCTGGCGGCCGCCGTCGCGCCGGCCGTCGGTCTCGGCTGACGGGAGGAACCCGCAGCCTTACCTTCGCGGCGGCCGTGCTCCCGACGAATGGGCTCGGCGGAGATCGTCCGGACGCCGGACGTGCTCGACGGCGAACCACGAATCGCAGAGACGGGCGTGTCGGTGTTGGAGGTGTGGTCGTACGTGCGGGAGCTGGGGTGGTCGCGCGAGGAGACCGCAGCACAGCTGTCCCTGACGGACACGGAGATCCAGGCGGCGCTGGACTACTGTGCGGCCAACCCCGAGGAGATCGAAGCGCTGCGCGCGGCCCGCGAGGACCGCGAGACGGCGATGGCCGCCGACCTCGACCTGTAGCTACTCCGGGAACAGCTCCGTCTCGCGGTCGATCTCGTCGATCCGGCGGCGTTGCTCGGCCGACAGCGACAGGTCGGCGGCCACAAGGTTGACACGACGGTGGGCCGGCGACGACGCCTTCGGGATCGCCACGACGCCGTCGTGTGACACCACCCACGCCAGCGCGGTCGCCGCCGGGCTGGCGTCCAGTTCTCCGGCCACCTCACGGATCACGGGGTCGTCGAGGACGCGCCCCCCGGCCAGGGGGGCGTACGCCACGAGCGGGTAGCCGTGCTCGTGGGCGTCCGCGAGCGCCCCCGGCTCTCGGTAGTACGGGTGGAACTCGACCTGGTGGGCGGCCACGTCGACGTAGTCGTGGGCGGCCGCCAGTTGGTCGGGCTCGAAGTTGCTGACGGCGACGGCGTCCGTCAGCCCGGCCTCGCGGACACGGGCCAGCGCCGGCAGTGTCTCCGCGGAGTCGTAGCCGCCACGCGGGCGGTGGACGTACAGGAGGTCGACGCGGTCGACGTCGAGCCGGTCGAGCGAGCCGGCCGTCGACGCCCGAACGTCGTCGGCGGCGAGCCCGTCCACCCAGAGCTTGGTCGCCAGCGTCACGGCCTCGCGGGGGACGGCGGCGGCCGCCAGCCCCTTGCCGACGGCGGCCTCGTTGTCGTAGATCTGTGCGGTGTCGAGGTGGCGGTAGCCGGCCGCGAGCGCGTCCGTCACCGCCGCGGGGTCGTCGACACCCATCGTCCCGAAGCCGACGGGCGGCAGGTCCATACGCAGCCGTCGGCCGAGACGGGCAAGGGTCTGCTGGTGTCGACCGGGGGTCGGAACACTCCCGACGCCCCGCGGCTACGACAGTTCTCGGAACAGGAGGACGCCCCGCGGCTACGACAGTTCTCGGAACAGGAGGACGCCGTACGCGGCGACGAACGCACCGACGGGCGCCGTGACGGCGACGGCGACGAACACACCCGGGAGGCCGCCCCGGATCAACACGGAGACCGGGAGCGAGACGGCGGCGCCGGCGAGGACGTGTGCGACCGCGAACCGGAGGTAGACGCCGCCGTCGCGCGCGATCACTAGCGTGCGCGACAGCGCCGGTCGGAACGCCCGTTCTTCGACGACGATCACGAACGGGAGCCCGTACAGCGCGTAGCTGGCCAGCAACAACAGCGGGACGATC belongs to Halobaculum sp. MBLA0143 and includes:
- a CDS encoding dihydropteroate synthase, which gives rise to MRTVDAAGLSIGDDHPPRIMGVLNVSEESPYDPSVYDDPGEAAQYVDEELIDEGADIVDIGLESANKDLDVLGPDEELERLDTAIQTIESVSGDAVFSIETRYHEVADEALSRGFDMVNDICGFADPEMPRVCRDHDAAVSKMASPPNLERPGAIEDVDEIYDALAQNGFTDKTIVDPAFGGWSEAKTHADDRETFRRLREFRGYARPMLVSINRKSFLKTIAGRDTEGALPVSLAATSMAVERGAHVIRTHDVAETRDAALVGAEFARDRTRATGEITVEELDATAPAEAGRHADRLDATLTLEEAATRVYEFDGLSPTAVGRLRAAAAGTDATVAPAGDGGAALVVGSPAGLAALSAGVEGDDPLAVAASRLDGEVE
- a CDS encoding helix-turn-helix domain-containing protein, with translation MADTNVVYARFRIALPPETWVCAASEAFPDATFRLLAGVRSGDTAQELGEVQTTQPAAVEATIRDHPAVSNYEALGETDNRLLGRYETTDVSLYGFLESSELPPEFPVVVRDGDYELDVTVSQAVFDRFVATLQEHGTEYELLSKLTASDRSGLLTARQREVLSAALRHGYLDVPRECTLAELAGALDADPSSVSTTFRRAQRRLATWFLAAGDTRHYPSQS
- a CDS encoding aldo/keto reductase, whose product is MDLPPVGFGTMGVDDPAAVTDALAAGYRHLDTAQIYDNEAAVGKGLAAAAVPREAVTLATKLWVDGLAADDVRASTAGSLDRLDVDRVDLLYVHRPRGGYDSAETLPALARVREAGLTDAVAVSNFEPDQLAAAHDYVDVAAHQVEFHPYYREPGALADAHEHGYPLVAYAPLAGGRVLDDPVIREVAGELDASPAATALAWVVSHDGVVAIPKASSPAHRRVNLVAADLSLSAEQRRRIDEIDRETELFPE
- a CDS encoding type IV pilin gives rise to the protein MDERQSRETRAVSPVIGVILLVAIVVILAAVLGAAVFGLADTTQPTPTVIAEASFEARESVDPHWVFRLEHVGGDGISAGELTVRLVGEPGGGTAEATYPMSFGVGDTLQVGLWGSPSRASNVDCTAEPGDGPPGAGNNQLDGYRDPAHDETVRIVLIHEPSRAVVERLTVDLGAEDRRFTGDERHFLVDGAVPSFGCDDYDWDG
- a CDS encoding 6-hydroxymethylpterin diphosphokinase MptE-like protein, whose translation is MEYADWEPVYESILDDFGYGRGGDETARDELAAVAEPFDRDRLACEGETVAVAGAGPSLESEVAVAREADWVFAASTATDRLADAGVTVDLMVTDLDKNPETVADRTGRGEPVAVHAHGDNRDLLAEWLPRIDADHVLATTQAAPADAVCNPGGFTDGDRAAYLADELGATRLQFLGWDFDDESVTAEKRRKLRWAERLLAHLEERRGERFAVLDGRRSGIEPVV
- a CDS encoding DUF433 domain-containing protein gives rise to the protein MGSAEIVRTPDVLDGEPRIAETGVSVLEVWSYVRELGWSREETAAQLSLTDTEIQAALDYCAANPEEIEALRAAREDRETAMAADLDL